From the Syngnathoides biaculeatus isolate LvHL_M chromosome 10, ASM1980259v1, whole genome shotgun sequence genome, one window contains:
- the fezf2 gene encoding fez family zinc finger protein 2, translating into MSTAGPLETVMSCARTGPSAAPKTLAFSIDRIMSKSSEPKGSAEARAEGKKLLGLCSPIPCVIPLQPFGYDFQAKALMNYSEFWRASLRGSLPCKGNCAMCARTDSGPKPPTGSRVVKPQVIHQAVAVPSGGSLYYFNYLDSAYPQSDFVAGHWLASPQAQASLSAHRRFLLLENAKLAGSTVGDKITTHQDPHKEHLPGQLDHIVKDNHGVGADKNAFKTHKLSSTTGDGKPKNFTCEVCGKVFNAHYNLTRHMPVHTGARPFVCKVCGKGFRQASTLCRHKIIHTQEKPHKCNQCGKAFNRSSTLNTHVRIHAGYKPFVCEFCGKGFHQKGNYKNHKLTHSGEKQYKCSICNKAFHQIYNLTFHMHTHNDKKPFTCATCGKGFCRNFDLKKHIRKLHDSFSSEREARELQE; encoded by the exons ATGTCAACCGCCGGACCCCTGGAGACCGTGATGTCCTGCGCTAGGACCGGACCCTCTGCGGCCCCAAAGACGCTTGCCTTCTCCATAGACCGAATCATGTCCAAGAGTTCCGAGCCGAAAGGGAGCGCGGAGGCGCGGGCCGAGGGGAAGAAGTTGCTCGGACTCTGTTCCCCGATTCCCTGCGTGATTCCACTCCAGCCTTTCGGCTACGACTTCCAGGCCAAGGCCCTGATGAACTACTCTGAGTTTTGGAGAGCCAGTCTCAGGGGAAGTTTGCCGTGCAAAGGAAATTGCGCCATGTGCGCCAGGACTGACTCCGGGCCCAAACCGCCGACCGGGAGCAGGGTAGTGAAACCGCAGGTGATCCACCAGGCTGTCGCCGTGCCAAGTGGCGGCTCCCTCTATTATTTCAATTACCTGGACTCTGCTTACCCCCAATCGGACTTTGTGGCCGGACACTGGCTCGCCAGCCCGCAAGCGCAGGCCTCTCTCTCCGCTCACCGCAGATTTTTGCTCCTGGAAAATGCCAAACTAGCCGGGAGCACCGTGGGTGACAAGATTACCACACATCAGGATCCTCACAAGGAGCATCTTCCGGGGCAGCTGGACCACATAGTGAAGGACAACCACGGCGTGGGCGCAGACAAGAACGCCTTCAAGACTCACAAATTAAGCAGCACAACTGGAGACGGGAAACCCAAAAATTTCACATGTGAAGTGTGTGGAAAG GTTTTTAATGCTCACTACAATCTGACCAGACATATGCCGGTGCACACGGGGGCCCGTCCGTTCGTGTGTAAAGTTTGCGGGAAAGGCTTCCGACAGGCCAGCACCTTGTGCAGACACAAGATCATCCACACACAG GAAAAACCACATAAATGCAACCAGTGTGGAAAAGCCTTCAACAGAAGCTCCACGCTGAACACACATGTTCGAATCCACGCCGGGTACAAACCTTTCGTGTGTGAGTTCTGCGGGAAAGGATTCCACCAGAAAG GTAACTACAAAAACCATAAACTGACTCACAGTGGGGAGAAGCAGTACAAGTGCTCCATCTGCAACAAGGCCTTCCATCAGATCTACAACTTGACCttccacatgcacacgcacaatgACAAGAAGCCGTTCACGTGCGCCACCTGTGGAAAGGGCTTCTGCCGCAACTTCGACTTGAAGAAACACATCAGGAAACTGCATGACAGCTTCTCTTCAGAAAGAGAAGCAAGAGAGCTCCAGgagtga